Proteins from a genomic interval of Oryctolagus cuniculus chromosome 8, mOryCun1.1, whole genome shotgun sequence:
- the NMU gene encoding neuromedin-U-25 isoform X2: MCEMQLICQQQWLCREAPRGAPVLSYGLYPEQELQLWNKIQDACLPFLSVDSQPQAPDTLRELCLMLMGIPPRPQEQDEKDNTKRFLFHYSKTQKLGNSNVVSSVLHPLLQLLPHLHERRMKRFPVDVRTSGCMLVRPLCGPAPGALGEEFQSPFGSRSRGYFLFRNINTFSTEAMLWNITTTNICFLPQINLC; the protein is encoded by the exons gGGCTCCAGTATTATCTTATGGATTATACCCTGAACAAGAACTGCAGCTATGGAATAAG ATCCAGGATGCTTGCTTGCCCTTCCTGTCTGTTGACTCCCAGCCGCAG gcACCCGACACCCTGAGGGAGCTTTGCCTTATGCTCATGGGGATTCCACCGAGACCTCAG GAACAAGATGAAAAAGATAACACCAAAAGG tttttatttcattattcaaaGACACAGAAGTTGGGCAATTCAAATGTTGTG TCCTCTGTCCTGCACCCGttgctgcagctcctgcctcaCCTGCACGAGAGAAGAATGAAGAGGTTCCCTGTGGACGTACGTACCTCCGGCTGCATGCTTGTTCGGCCGCTGTGTGGGCCAGCCCCGGGGGCGCTCGGG GAAGAATTCCAAAGTCCTTTTGGAAGTCGAAGTCGAGGATACTTTCTGTTCAGG aATATCAACACATTTTCTACAGAGGCAATGCTATGGAATATAACAACTACTAACATTTGTTTTCTTCCCCAAATCAATCTTTGCTGA